In Mycobacterium sp. 050128, one genomic interval encodes:
- a CDS encoding TetR/AcrR family transcriptional regulator, which produces MPDARRYDTLLAKGEDRKQRILTVAQRLLIRNGWRNTTLAQIAGEAGVTPAGLLHHFESKEQLLHAVLDARDQDDDSHADRAGDLMAQISAVADRFHRAPELVGTFTVLLVENILPDAPLHDRMLDRHRQAVDIVAHLIRTGQADGRYRADIDPTIKAVEILAFVHGMETTWLLDPSIPLTEVFKQYAETLARDFAPSKKSLKKSLSTT; this is translated from the coding sequence GTGCCCGACGCACGGCGTTACGACACGCTTCTCGCTAAAGGTGAGGACCGCAAGCAGCGAATCCTCACGGTCGCGCAGCGTCTGCTCATTCGCAACGGCTGGCGCAACACCACGCTGGCCCAGATCGCCGGTGAAGCCGGTGTCACCCCCGCGGGGCTGCTGCATCACTTCGAGTCCAAGGAACAGCTGCTGCACGCGGTCCTGGACGCCCGCGATCAGGACGACGATTCGCACGCCGACCGCGCCGGCGACCTGATGGCCCAGATCTCCGCGGTCGCCGATCGATTCCACCGCGCGCCCGAATTGGTCGGCACGTTCACCGTGCTGCTGGTCGAGAACATCCTTCCCGACGCCCCGTTACACGACCGGATGCTCGACCGGCACCGGCAAGCCGTCGACATCGTCGCCCATCTGATCCGCACCGGTCAGGCCGACGGCCGGTACCGCGCAGACATAGACCCCACCATCAAGGCAGTGGAGATACTTGCCTTCGTCCACGGAATGGAAACCACATGGTTGCTCGATCCTTCAATACCTCTGACCGAGGTGTTCAAGCAGTACGCCGAGACGCTGGCGCGGGACTTCGCGCCCTCGAAAAAGTCACTGAAAAAGTCACTGAGCACGACATGA
- a CDS encoding mercuric reductase, translating into MTDQIADFDHVVLGGGKGGKSLAVALGNAGHHVALIEQAQIGGTCINVACIPTKTMVASAKLIELASRAADFGVDVPPAGPSIAGVVDRKRSVVKGMVDAHWKLFTGTPNMTFLFGTGKFVGPRTIEVSAEDGSTSLVRGGRVYINTGSSTTIPPIPGLATVPYLTSTSIMELEELPTRLAIIGAGYIALEFAQMFRRLGSEVAVVQRGARFLPREDPDIADEVRKVLQEDGIEFLDDAETDFVTAAATGIELTYSRNARRDTLQCSHLLVAVGRTLNTAGLGLDAGGVQVSPQGAIVVNDRLETTAENVYAIGDCNGGPLFTHASWDDYRILLANVLYGAGRTTAGRLMPYTLFIDPELGRVGLTEEQALAQGYQIAVASLTAAKIPRANTAGETKGVLKAVVERETGQILGCSLFCHSAGEIMSVVQMAMRGKVPYTEVRDTIFTHPTMAESLNLLFAAL; encoded by the coding sequence GTGACTGACCAAATCGCCGATTTCGATCATGTCGTGCTCGGCGGGGGGAAGGGCGGTAAATCACTGGCCGTGGCCCTGGGCAATGCCGGCCACCACGTCGCCCTGATTGAACAGGCCCAGATCGGCGGAACGTGCATCAACGTCGCCTGCATACCCACCAAGACCATGGTGGCCAGTGCCAAGCTGATCGAACTCGCCAGCCGGGCAGCCGATTTCGGTGTGGACGTGCCGCCCGCCGGTCCGAGTATCGCCGGGGTTGTCGATCGCAAACGCAGTGTGGTCAAAGGGATGGTCGACGCCCACTGGAAGCTGTTCACCGGCACCCCCAATATGACGTTCCTCTTCGGGACCGGGAAGTTTGTCGGCCCGAGGACGATCGAGGTCTCCGCCGAGGACGGTTCGACAAGCCTCGTCCGGGGCGGCCGTGTCTACATCAACACCGGCAGCAGCACGACGATCCCGCCGATCCCTGGGCTGGCAACGGTGCCCTACCTGACAAGCACATCGATTATGGAGTTGGAGGAGTTGCCCACCCGGCTGGCCATCATCGGTGCCGGCTACATCGCCTTGGAATTCGCCCAGATGTTCCGTCGGTTGGGCAGCGAGGTCGCGGTGGTGCAGCGGGGTGCTCGGTTTCTTCCTCGGGAGGATCCCGATATCGCCGACGAGGTCCGGAAGGTGTTGCAGGAGGACGGCATCGAGTTCCTCGATGACGCCGAAACCGATTTCGTCACCGCGGCGGCTACGGGCATCGAACTGACCTACTCCCGCAACGCGCGGAGGGACACGCTGCAGTGCAGCCATCTCCTGGTGGCGGTCGGACGCACACTGAACACCGCCGGGCTGGGATTGGACGCCGGCGGCGTTCAGGTAAGCCCTCAAGGGGCAATCGTCGTCAACGACCGGCTTGAGACCACCGCCGAAAACGTCTACGCGATCGGTGACTGCAACGGTGGGCCACTGTTCACTCACGCGTCCTGGGACGACTACCGGATTCTGCTGGCCAACGTCCTTTACGGCGCCGGGCGTACCACGGCCGGACGTCTGATGCCATACACACTGTTCATTGACCCCGAACTAGGCCGCGTAGGGCTCACCGAGGAACAGGCCCTGGCGCAGGGGTATCAGATCGCCGTGGCGTCACTGACCGCCGCGAAGATCCCACGCGCCAACACCGCCGGGGAGACCAAAGGCGTACTCAAGGCCGTCGTCGAGCGCGAGACAGGACAGATTCTGGGCTGCTCTTTGTTCTGTCACTCGGCCGGGGAGATAATGTCGGTCGTCCAGATGGCCATGCGGGGCAAGGTGCCTTACACCGAGGTGCGTGACACTATCTTCACCCACCCCACCATGGCTGAATCGCTCAACCTGTTGTTCGCCGCGCTGTAG
- a CDS encoding thiolase family protein, with amino-acid sequence MRETVIVEAVRTPVGKRNGGLAGMHAADLSAIVLNEVLERANVGPDIVDDVIWGCVSQVGDQSSNIGRYAVLAAGWPESIPGTTVNRACGSSQQALDFAVQAVMSGQQDVVVAGGVEVMSRVPLGSARATGMPYGPKVLARYDDFSFNQGLSAEMIAKKWGFSRTQLDEYSAQSHERAASAQDGNAFTEQIVPVFIDDGSIVNADEGIRRGTSIEKLASLKPAFAEDGVIHAGNSSQISDGAAALLVMTSEMALNLGLTPIVRYRAGAVTGADPVLMLTGPIPATEKVLTKAGVSLSEVGAFEVNEAFAPVPLAWIAETGADPGLVNPLGGAIALGHPLGASGAVLMTRLAHHMRDNGIRYGLQTMCEGGGTANATLVELVA; translated from the coding sequence ATGCGGGAGACGGTCATCGTCGAGGCGGTGCGTACGCCGGTCGGGAAACGCAATGGGGGGCTGGCGGGCATGCATGCCGCGGACCTGTCCGCCATCGTGCTCAACGAGGTCCTGGAACGGGCCAACGTGGGGCCCGACATCGTCGACGACGTGATCTGGGGATGCGTGTCTCAGGTCGGCGACCAGTCCAGCAACATCGGGCGCTACGCGGTACTGGCCGCCGGCTGGCCCGAGAGCATCCCCGGAACCACCGTCAACCGGGCCTGCGGTTCCAGTCAGCAGGCGCTGGACTTCGCGGTGCAGGCGGTGATGTCGGGCCAGCAGGACGTCGTCGTGGCCGGCGGTGTCGAGGTCATGAGCCGCGTTCCGCTGGGTTCGGCCCGGGCGACCGGCATGCCCTACGGCCCGAAAGTCCTTGCCCGCTATGACGACTTCTCCTTCAACCAGGGTCTGTCCGCGGAGATGATCGCCAAGAAGTGGGGTTTTTCGCGCACGCAGCTCGACGAATACTCCGCGCAGTCGCACGAGCGCGCCGCGTCTGCCCAGGACGGCAACGCGTTCACCGAGCAGATCGTCCCGGTCTTCATCGACGACGGGTCGATCGTCAATGCCGACGAGGGGATTCGGCGGGGGACCAGCATCGAGAAACTGGCCTCGCTCAAGCCCGCGTTCGCCGAAGACGGGGTCATCCACGCCGGCAATTCCTCGCAGATCTCCGATGGCGCCGCGGCGCTACTGGTGATGACGTCGGAGATGGCACTGAATCTGGGGTTGACGCCGATAGTGCGTTATCGAGCCGGCGCCGTCACGGGCGCGGACCCGGTTCTCATGCTCACCGGGCCGATCCCGGCGACCGAAAAGGTGCTGACCAAGGCCGGCGTCTCGCTATCCGAAGTCGGTGCGTTCGAGGTCAACGAGGCCTTCGCGCCGGTCCCACTGGCCTGGATCGCCGAGACCGGCGCCGACCCTGGCCTGGTCAATCCGCTGGGCGGCGCCATCGCGCTGGGCCACCCGCTGGGCGCGTCGGGGGCGGTGCTGATGACTCGATTGGCGCACCATATGCGCGACAACGGCATTCGCTACGGGCTGCAGACCATGTGCGAGGGCGGCGGCACGGCCAACGCCACCCTGGTCGAGTTGGTCGCGTAA